One window of Epinephelus fuscoguttatus linkage group LG9, E.fuscoguttatus.final_Chr_v1 genomic DNA carries:
- the LOC125895028 gene encoding protein diaphanous homolog 1, with protein sequence MDPNTGNSASAAGPKKDKKSKKSIEDGDGKKKFKLKRLIPDELERFTSMRMKKDKEKPGHVPNQRHSSAASYEINPQSAMLHDHSDEYVLELFEQMLVDMNLNEEKQQPLREKDIMIKREMVSQYLHTSKAGQNQKESSKSAMMYIQELKSDYRDTQLLSCLESLRVSLNNNPVSWVQNFGDEGLALLLNLLRRLQEDKDEYPMMGVKCQHEIIRCLKAFMNNKYGLKSMLESDEGIPLLVRAINPRVPHMMVDAVKLLSAISILEHPENLHERVLEAITEEAERRDIERFQPLLAGMKNHNIALKGGCMQLINALISRGEELDFRIHIRSELLRLGLRDLLTEVRMIENEELRVQLTVFDEQAEDDSEDLKARLDDIRIEMDDVREVFEIIVNTVKDSKAETHFLSLMQHLLLIRNDYLARPQYYKLIDECIAQIVLHRNGADPDFKCRNLSLNVESLIDNMVDQTKVETSEAKATELGKKLDTELTARHELQVELKKLEGDYEQKLQDLSQEKEQLATSKLEREKENQGLQQQLGTLQQQIEKLSKDLEEAKTKVVTVTVPVPTPGLPPPPPAPPLPGQNVGMPPPPPPLPGHASIPAPPPPPPLPGHAGIPPPPPPPPLPGMPGPPPPPPLPGMSGPPPPPPLPGMGPPPPPPPPGFPGVPPPPPGPGMPPPPPFGWGAPAPPTLPYGLQPKKEYKPEVQLKRANWSKIGPEDLSEKSFWTKAKEEKFENNELFAKLTLTFSSQKTTKARLHSSSSSCSSSCTPHSSLPSKQTDTTPSHR encoded by the exons AAACTCAAACGCCTGATTCCTGATGAG TTGGAGCGTTTCACCAGCATGAGGATGAAAAAGGACAAGGAGAAGCCTGGCCATGTGCCAAATCAGCGTCACTCTTCAGCTGCCAGCTATGAGATCAACCCTCAGAGTGCCATGCTGCATGATCATTCTGATGAATACGTACTGGAACTCTTTGAACAGATGCTG GTGGATATGAACCTGAACGAGGAGAAGCAGCAGCCGCTGAGGGAAAAAGACATTATGATCAAACGAGAGATGGTCTCCCAGTACCTCCACACGTCTAAAGCT GGTCAGAACCAGAAGGAGAGCTCCAAATCAGCCATGATGTACATCCAGGAGTTGAAGTCAGACTACCGAGACACACAGCTGCTGAGCTGTCTGGAATCTCTGCGAGTCTCACTCAATAACAACCCCGTCAG TTGGGTGCAGAACTTTGGAGATGAGGGTCTGGCCCTGTTGCTGAATCTGCTGAGAAGACTGCAGGAAGACAAAGACGAGTACCC AATGATGGGAGTGAAATGTCAACACGAGATCATTCGCTGTCTAAAAGCCTTTATGAACAACAAG TACGGTCTTAAATCCATGCTGGAGTCAGATGAGGGAATTCCTCTGCTGGTCAGAGCCATCAACCCCAGGGTGCCTCATATGATGGTGGATGCTGTCAAgctgctctctgccatttcaatTTTGGAACATCCTGAGAACCT TCATGAGCGTGTTTTGGAGGCCATtacagaggaggcagagaggcgGGACATCGAGAGGTTCCAGCCTCTGCTTGCTGGCATGAAAAACCACAACATCGCTCTTAAG GGTGGCTGTATGCAGCTAATCAACGCCTTGATCAGCCGGGGAGAAGAGTTGGACTTTAGGATCCATATTCGCTCTGAACTGCTAAGACTGGGACTCAGAGACCTGCTGACG GAGGTGCGGATGATAGAAAACGAAGAGCTGAGGGTGCAACTCACGGTGTTTGATGAGCAGGCTGAAGatgactctgaggacctcaaaGCACGTCTTGATGACATCCGCATTGAGATGGA CGATGTGAGGGAAGTGTTTGAGATCATAGTGAACACTGTGAAGGACTCCAAGGCCGAAACCCACTTCCTGTCCCTGATGCAGCACCTGCTGCTGATCCGTAATGACTATTTGGCTAG GCCTCAGTACTACAAGTTGATAGACGAGTGTATCGCTCAGATCGTGCTTCACAGAAATGGAGCGGACCCTGACTTCAAATGCCGTAACCTCAGCCTCAACGTTGAAAGCTTGATAG ACAACATGGTGGACCAGACCAAGGTGGAAACCAGCGAAGCGAAAGCAACTGAGCTGGGGAAGAAG CTGGATACAGAGTTGACAGCACGCCACGAGTTGCAGGTGGAGCTGAAGAAACTGGAGGGCGACTATGAGCAGAAGCTGCAGGACTTGAGCCAAGAGAAGGAACAGCTGGCCACTTCTAAGCTGGAGCGAGAAAAGGAGAACCAGGGACTACAACAACAGCTAGGCACTCTGCAACAGCAg ATTGAAAAGCTCTCTAAAGATCTGGAAGAGGCCAAGACTAAAGTTGTCACAGTTACTGTCCCTGTGCCAACACCAGGTTtgccccctccacctcccgccCCTCCGCTCCCTGGCCAGAATGTAGGTAtgccccctccacctccaccccttCCAGGCCACGCAAGCATCCCCGCCCCgccaccccctcctcctttaCCGGGTCACGCCggtattcctcctcctcctcctccacctcctttacCAGGCATGCCTGGACCTCCGCCACCCCCGCCCCTCCCTGGCATGTCAGGaccaccaccccctccaccctTACCTGGGATGGGACCTCCACCACCCCCACCACCTCCTGGGTTTCCCGGTGTCCCTCCTCCGCCGCCGGGTCCAGGCatgcctccacctccaccattTGGCTGGGGGGCCCCTGCACCACCCACGCTGCCTTATGGACTCCAGCCTAAGAAGGAGTACAAGCCTGAGGTCCAGCTGAAGAGAGCCAACTGGAGCAAG ATCGGACCTGAGGACCTCTCTGAGAAGAGTTTCTGGACCAAGGCGAAAGAGGAGAAATTCGAAAACAATGAGCTCTTTGCCAAACTCACCTTAACCTTCTCCTCACAGAAGA CCACTAAAG CTCGACTTcactcttcctcatcctcctgttcctcctcctgcacCCCCCATTCCTCGTTACCCAGCAAACAGACCGACACCACACCGAGCCACCGCTGA